In the Brassica napus cultivar Da-Ae chromosome A7, Da-Ae, whole genome shotgun sequence genome, one interval contains:
- the LOC111199416 gene encoding putative RING-H2 finger protein ATL12 — translation MNPPQAISILFFFFLDYVSAQSPPPPPYTTNDFFKPSLVITTGVFSVVFTLTFVLLVYAKCFHNDLRSETDEDREIGRLERLWQGLFNQSSRLSSGLNRTAIESLPFFRFSALKGSKQGLECSVCLSKFEDVEILRLLPKCKHAFHIECIDEWLEQHATCPLCRNRVCIEDELSVFSVLGCSSNSMRIMNQLTETREEDSNMEIYIEREEGEDSSRFSSFRKILKFGNNDKPLSLVEQGNEKRLHKFRHRIVVSDVVFRNRWSNVTPSDLTRLTSDMLNSMSSDRFSSMERVDLRDKEEMDMKRMMKNKESTRRVVSEITAVPRLSVLEVTTAVGGNDGGFAASTSRSDAIAATEERRRQLWLPIARRTAHWFANREKMNELNTTKP, via the coding sequence ATGAATCCACCACAAGCAATCtccattctcttcttcttcttcttagattatgtctctgctcaatctcctcctcctcctccgtacACAACCAACGACTTCTTCAAACCGAGCTTAGTCATAACCACCGGAGTTTTCTCCGTCGTCTTCACACTCACCTTCGTTCTCCTCGTCTACGCCAAGTGCTTCCACAACGACCTCCGATCAGAGACCGACGAGGACCGAGAGATAGGAAGGCTCGAGCGTCTATGGCAAGGACTCTTCAATCAATCATCTCGATTATCATCAGGGCTCAACAGAACAGCAATCGAGTCTCTTCCCTTCTTCAGATTCTCTGCTTTGAAAGGATCGAAACAAGGGCTTGAGTGTTCTGTCTGTTTGTCTAAATTCGAAGACGTTGAGATTCTTAGGCTTTTGCCTAAGTGCAAACACGCTTTTCATATAGAGTGTATTGATGAGTGGCTTGAGCAGCACGCTACGTGCCCTTTGTGTAGAAACAGAGTTTGCATTGAAGACGAGCTCtctgttttctctgttttgggTTGTAGTAGCAATAGTATGAGAATCATGAATCAGTTAACGGAAACAAGAGAAGAAGACTCGAACATGGAGATTTACATCGAACGCGAAGAAGGAGAAGACTCTTCGAGATTCAGCAGCTTCAGGAAGATTCTCAAGTTTGGTAATAATGATAAACCGTTGTCGCTTGTGGAACAAGGCAACGAGAAACGTTTGCATAAGTTCAGACACAGGATTGTTGTTTCGGATGTTGTGTTTAGGAACCGTTGGAGTAATGTGACTCCATCTGATTTGACTCGTTTGACATCAGACATGTTGAATTCAATGTCAAGCGATAGATTCTCGTCGATGGAGAGAGTTGACTTGCGGGACAAGGAAGAGATGGATATGAAGAGAATGATGAAGAACAAAGAGTCAACGAGAAGGGTGGTTTCTGAGATCACGGCTGTTCCTAGACTTAGTGTCCTGGAAGTTACAACAGCGGTTGGAGGAAACGACGGCGGTTTCGCCGCTTCCACCTCGAGGAGCGATGCGATTGCTGCTACGGAGGAAAGAAGACGACAATTATGGTTGCCGATAGCTAGGAGAACGGCTCATTGGTTCGCTAACAGAGAGAAAATGAATGAACTAAACACGACAAAACCTTAA